ACGCATGAAACAGGGCATAAGTCTGAACCGTCGCAGTTCTCGTCAATCCCATTCCTGCAATTGTCAATTGCATTAGGGTGGATGTTCGGGTTTGCATCATTGCAGTCAATTTCCCCGCATCTTCCGCCGGTTATATTGTATCCGTCCTGGTCGTTGTCTATGCAGGGGCATGGCGCGCACAGGCTTCCTCCGCAGTCAACATTCTCCTCGTCAAAATTAAGAGTGCAGTCATTGCAGTGGTCTAGCGCAGTTGATTTTGAAGGGACCTCTTTTATTCTCAGCCTTGCCGTTAGTTCGGGCCAGGCATTGAAAATTTTGTTTTCATCGTTCCCAAATTTCTGTGCTGTAATGAAGTAGCTGCATCCGTCCTTTCTTAGGCATGAGCCCGGCTTTATCCTGTTTACCTCTGCACAGAGGTCTGTATTGAAGTTCTTGAAAACTATTGAGAGGTACTGGTCTGAAGCGCCTTTTTCAATAAAGCCGCTTATCTCCCTCGCATTCAGCTTTGCAAGGTATAATGTGTCAAGCTTTGTGTTTTCAATATTCTTATATTCGGGATTTTCCCCTTTTATGAGCCGGACTATTGTTGAGAATGGATTTTTTATGAAATTGATTATTGATTCAATTGCAGTTGATTCAAGCGAGAAGCTCTCGTTTGCAAAGAAAACCGCCTGGATTTTTGAGTTGTACCACACATCTTTTTTGGAGCTGCATGCAGCATAATTAGTTGAGTCCTTGACAGAGTCGCAGTAGTTGGGCTGCCTGTCAATTGATTTCGTGAATGGATATGGCAGGATTTCCTCAACCTTCCAGTTGAGTGCTGTTCCTGCAATTACTTTATAGCCGTCTGATGTTCCATACCTTAATACGCATACGCTGTTCAGGCACGGGATTGAATATGATGTATTCTTGTATTGGCAGCTTGAAAGGTAGCTCATTACAGGAACGTATTCGTAATTGTTGAATACTTTTGTGTAATTGTCGCAAATGAGAGTGTAGTTTTCCCTCCCAATTGCATTTGAATCCACAAACTTCAATAGTTCCCCCGCAATAATCGCTGTCCTTGAAACCCAAACTCCATTGCTGCAGTATCTGTCAAGTATAAACTGCCCGTCTTTAATGCACTTTGGCTTGTTTGCTCCAAAATACGCATCTGGATTATCATTGCTGGATTCTGAATTTCCTCCCACATAGCACTGCTCTGCCCTCGCGCAGCATCCCTTGGTGGAATATGCCCAGTCATATCTCTCAAAATTGCATGTTGGGGGCGGGGTTGCAGTTGGGGAAGGAGTGGGAGTTGGAGCAGCAGTTGTAGTTGAAGCAGATACAGTTGATGTTCCTGAAGTAGTGCTGGAAACAGACGTGCTTGATATTAAAGTTGTAGTAGGAACAATAGAAGTTGTGGTAGGAATGGTAGTTGTACTCAAAACAGAAGTGGTAGTAGGAACAGTAGACGTAGAAGCAACAGTACTAGTAGAAACAGTCCCTCCGCAAGTTTCTCCATTTGCAATTAAACCAACTTTATTACATCCTGAAGGGCACGTGCATCCAAAGCTGCAATCGCAGACCGCATTACAGGTAGAACTGGCTTTTGTAGAAGTGCAC
This DNA window, taken from Candidatus Woesearchaeota archaeon, encodes the following:
- a CDS encoding putative metal-binding motif-containing protein, whose amino-acid sequence is MNSKILVLFFAILAVLLVSSAVSAIEYPSGTCGVLPPTGFTIDTGRSDAGSWTYYALAGKNRCADCAELISATIAGGGYYYFCRFTSTCYSKSCFSGSVAGKCSNSGCVLCSGPTNITRFERLTCSDYRGTTYSDSCTDSSSTKEYFCKDSYCQIKSLSCTGGSDPNLLCTTCNMHCDSTAGTCVCNTGYTFSTLGKQYGCVASSTTTRSTSSSSTASTTSVSYASCSENDNGIARFVSGNCIDFTTTIYDTCLGLSVNEQYCDSTTKTCKNIILSCSQIEAGYIGAGTIIQNMHCSQGECVCNSGYADKDANNLNGCEALVTTTSTTSVLSTTTILTTTTSVTPVYTCTADVGTCKPSCNAVIGEIYVPDKTCSSGICCKTATCTSTNCATCIGTGSSGCGWCLDSGKGCMAGSATTPTSGSCNAGKWISASSNCPCTSTKASSTCNAVCDCSFGCTCPSGCNKVGLIANGETCGGTVSTSTVASTSTVPTTTSVLSTTTIPTTTSIVPTTTLISSTSVSSTTSGTSTVSASTTTAAPTPTPSPTATPPPTCNFERYDWAYSTKGCCARAEQCYVGGNSESSNDNPDAYFGANKPKCIKDGQFILDRYCSNGVWVSRTAIIAGELLKFVDSNAIGRENYTLICDNYTKVFNNYEYVPVMSYLSSCQYKNTSYSIPCLNSVCVLRYGTSDGYKVIAGTALNWKVEEILPYPFTKSIDRQPNYCDSVKDSTNYAACSSKKDVWYNSKIQAVFFANESFSLESTAIESIINFIKNPFSTIVRLIKGENPEYKNIENTKLDTLYLAKLNAREISGFIEKGASDQYLSIVFKNFNTDLCAEVNRIKPGSCLRKDGCSYFITAQKFGNDENKIFNAWPELTARLRIKEVPSKSTALDHCNDCTLNFDEENVDCGGSLCAPCPCIDNDQDGYNITGGRCGEIDCNDANPNIHPNAIDNCRNGIDENCDGSDLCPVSCVDGIQNNGETGLDCGGPCPPCEPETHKGCQGGKCV